From the Nitrospirota bacterium genome, one window contains:
- a CDS encoding prepilin-type N-terminal cleavage/methylation domain-containing protein: MDKRGVTLIELIIVVAIIGILAIIAVPAYLGQQTRAARTEAFTNLQNLRLLEEQFFAENGAYTATAADVAAIRLLLPAFRPGTGRNFNYSITQNFQITNPNANPPTTAAAANPCFVATATGIAGTRVAGDVFAIDCNNIRNF, from the coding sequence TCGAACTTATCATCGTCGTTGCCATAATCGGGATACTCGCGATAATTGCGGTTCCCGCCTATCTGGGGCAACAGACGAGAGCGGCAAGGACAGAGGCGTTTACCAACCTTCAGAACCTGAGATTGCTTGAAGAGCAATTTTTTGCGGAGAACGGCGCATATACGGCAACAGCGGCTGACGTCGCCGCTATTCGTCTGTTGTTGCCGGCCTTCAGGCCCGGAACAGGGCGCAACTTCAACTATTCTATAACGCAGAATTTCCAGATAACCAATCCAAATGCAAATCCGCCAACGACTGCCGCTGCCGCCAATCCCTGTTTTGTGGCAACAGCAACGGGAATTGCCGGTACACGGGTTGCGGGCGATGTTTTTGCGATAGACTGCAACAATATCAGAAACTTCTGA